The DNA sequence TGCCACCGCTGTAACTAAACACCAATTTTTTAGATTTATAATCTATTTTACAGACACCGCCATTTTTAAGCTTACCAAAAAGAACTTCTTCGGAAAGTGGTGTCTTAATTTGTTCTTGAATAACACGACGCATAACACGAGCACCCATCTCCTTGCTATACCCCTCACTCGCGAGGAATTTTTTAGCAGCAAGACTTGCGACGATCTCTACTTTTTTATCTTTAAGTTGATCGGTGAGTTCACCTAAAAGCTTCTCGACAACGTTGATCATCACAGACTCTGAAAGCGGCGCAAAATGGATCACCTCATCCAATCGGTTTCTAAACTCAGGAGAGAAGAACTCTTTGATCGCATGGTCGGTTCGACTCGTTTCACTTTTTGTAAAGCCCATTGTTGGGGCTTCTTTTGTTCCAAGATTGGATGTCATGATGATGATGACATTACGAAAATCGATCTTTGTACCGTTATTATCGGTCAAGGTCGCACTGTCAAAAATTTGCAGCAAGATGTTCAGCATATCAGGATGCGCTTTTTCGATTTCATCCAAAAGAAGAACGCTGTAAGGATGCTTTTTAATCGCTTCACTGAGCTGTCCACCCTCATCATACCCCACATAACCAGGAGGCGCACCGATCAGACGACTTACCGTATGCTTCTCCATATATTCGCTCATATCGTAACGCTCAAAATGCACGCCTAGCTCGAATGCGAGCTGTTTTGCCACTTCGGTTTTGCCCACACCTGTTGGTCCTGCAAACAAGAAAGAACCAATCGGAGATGTAGGATTTCCAAGCCCAGCGCGACTTCGTTTAATGGCTTTAACCAACGATTCAATCGCTGTATCTTGACCAAAAATTTTAGATTTGAGGTGTGCTTCTAAGTGTTGCATCACTTCACCTTCATCCTTGGTGACACTGCGGCTTGGTATGTTGGCAATTTTGGCAAGAACAGCCTCAAGATCGCTCATCTCAACCACTTTTTTGCGCTTCTTAGCGAGGTGAAACGATGCACCCACTTCATCGATGAGATCAATCGCAGAATCGGGTAAAAATTTATCGCTAATGTATTTTTTGGCAAGCTCCACAGAAGCCCTTATGACTTCATTTGGGTACTTCACACCATGATGTTTCTCGTAACTTCCTTTAAGCCCTTTAAGAATCAAAAAGGAGTCCTCAATGCTTGGCTCTAACACATCAATCTTGGCAAAACGACGACTCAGTGCTTTGTCTTTATCAAAGAAATTGCGAAACTCCCCATACGTTGTAGCCCCTATGCAGCGAATTTTCCCAGAAGCGAGTGCTGGCTTTAAGAGGTTAGACAAATCCATTGAGCCCCCACTTGTCGCACCCGCACCTACGATGGTATGAATTTCATCGATAAATAAAATAGCCCCTTTTTTCGCTTCCAATTCAGTAAGGATCTCTTTGAGGCGTTTTTCAAAATCACCACGGTATTTGGTACCGGAGAGAAGTGCTCCCATATCAAGGGCATAGACAGGTGTATTTTTTAAGATTTCAGGCACTTCGCCCTCACTAATCTTCTCAGCCAAACCTTCTACGATGGCAGTCTTTCCAACCCCTGGCTCACCCACTAAAAGAGGATTGTTTTTCTTTCGGCGACACAAAACTTGCATCACGCGCTTTACCTCATCGGCTCTGCCAATGAGAGGATCGATCTGTTTTTGTTTAGAGAGGGCAATCAAATCAAGTGTGTATTTTCCAAGCGCGCTCTCTTTTTGCTCACCAAGACTTTGTTCTTTATTGTGAGGAGCATTTAACGCAGTGACTTCTTCAACAACGAGCAGTTTATCGACGCCTTGTTGCAACAGAAGCGACACACAAAACGCATTGCTCTCATCCATCATGGCGATTAAAAGATCAAACACACTCGCTTCAGATTTACCCGCACTCTTTACATGTAACATCATCGACTCAACGACGCGAGAAAGCGCTACGGTCTCTAATGGCTCGTAATTCTCATCACTTGGAACAACTTGCGGATTTGCCACAAAGTATTTTTCCATAGAGCGTTGCAAGAAAGTGATGCTTAGACCACAATTGATAAGAAGCTCTGCCACATTTTCATTGCTCAAAAGAGCAAAAAAGAGGTGATCGACGGTGATGTATTCGTAACGATGCTTTCTAACAAACGCAATGGCATCGTTAAAAACGAAATTGAGTTCTTGACTGACCATAATGACCTCCTTCTTAATTGTTACACGCAAGCCAACAAAGTTGGCAAAATTATACTTATCATTCTGCTTCCATAATGGCACGAAGCGGAAATTGCTCCTCTTTTGCCATTTTTCGCACATGTACTATTTTTGTTTCTGCAATCTCATACGTGTAAACGCCACACAGTCCTTTACCTTGTTCATGCACCAAAAGCATGATCTCGGTTGCTTTTTCAAAACTATGATGAAAAATCTGCATCAAGACTTTAATGACAAATTCCATGCTACTATAATCGTCATTGAGCAGCAGAACTTTGTACATTCTTGGCTCTTTTACATCAATGGCGTCAATCGTCTCGTTTTGAAAATTGCCCTCTACATGGTGCATTTAAAGCCTCTATTTTGATGTGAGTTTATCAATATCTTTTTGGATAATATCCAAGCCTACTTTTCCAATATAAAACTTATTCTCAGGATTCGCGCTGTAAATGTCCGTTATCTTTTGATAGCTACCATCTTTTAAAACGACTTTAAACGGCACTTGCAATGTCTCTTTGTATTTAATATCTTGCAAGATGGTCTCAACCAATTTTTTATTTTTAGGCGAATTGGTAATGAAATAGTAAGCATTGTATTTTGCCGCAAAATTCTCTACCACGTACTCGTCACTCACCTCTTCAAAAAAGTTAAGCCCGATGAGCATCACATCATCAGCATTTTGAAGCTGAAAATCCATGAGGGAAGGAGCTTCTTCTTGGCATGGTGCGCAGAAAGTACCAAATATATCAATCAGGACAATCTTACTTTCATCATCTTCAATCACAAAACCACCATTTTTACGAAGCAATGTCAGTTTTGCGCCCGCTACGCTTTTAAGTTCTACTTTATCGCCCTCTTTATAGGTCTCTTTCAGTGTTGGCGCATTTGATTTTTCAGAGCCACACCCCAAAAATAGTAGTGATGTTATAACCGCGATTAAGCTGATTAATTTTTTCATGTTTCCCTCGTATAACTTTTGGTTTATTCTACTTTGTTTAAATAAATAATATGTAAACTACTCTTTATAAGCATGATTTTTCATGGCTGTTTTAGCTTCTCTTTGGGCATCTTTTTCTTTTAAACTCTCGCGCTTGTCGTGTTCATTCTTTCCACGCGCCAACGCAATCTCCACTTTAGCAAGATTTTTGCTGTTAAAATAGATCGAAAGTGGCACAATCGTTAAGCCATCTTTGGCGACTTTCATATCCCATTTGCGTAACTGCTTTAGATGTAAAAGCAATTTCCGAGGGGCTCTCTCGTTAGGCGCATAGTTGAGATTCGCCGTTGAGAGATGTGAAATATGCGCATTAAGCAAAAAAGCCTCACCTTTGATAATCTTCACAAACGAATCTTTAAGATTGACTCTGCCTTGGCGAATTGCCTTTACTTCACTGCCTTGAAGCACAATACCCGCTTCAAGTTTTTCTAAAATTTCATAGTCATGGAACGCTTTTTTATTGCGTGCAACGGGTTCACCCATTTAAGTACCTCTTACTTTGCTCTAATTCTGAAAAAACTGCTTCCACTGCCGCTAAAAAACCATCCCTCTTTGGCATACGCACCAAGTTCTGGGTACGCTTTTAAACATGCAGGGAAAAGATCGTTTAGCGCTTCTTTACTAAACCCTTTTAGCAGTTCGGTACTTTTCAAGTCAACCATGTTGAGCGCAAGCGCTTGATCCATAGATTGCAAGAAATATTCCCTATATGTTTTATAGACCAATGCTGTGTTGCATGCTAATGGTGGGGTAAAAACTTCAATATCAAGGGCGGATTCATCAAACTTTTCAACCACCTCTCCAATGCCGCTCACATTGGCACTCTCATAACCTGAGACAAAAAAAGCAACATCGGCACCCACGTCGCTTCCAATGCGCATCATTTCATCTCGTTCAAGCCCTAAATTTGCTCTCTCATTGAGCATTTTTAAAAAGGTCGCTGCATCACTACTTCCTCCCCCTAGCCCTGAGCCTGTAGGAATATTTTTCTTTACATGTAAAGCGTATTCGCTCATCACACGCTCGACCTCTTTGCCAAATCCTTGCGTTTTAAGCACTTCAAAAATGCGGTAGAGCGTATTATGTTCCAACGCACAATTAAACTCCCCTACTAACTCAAAAGCTTCGGTACTTTTTTTAGGAATGAAACTGAGCGTATCCCATAAAGAAGGCACAATCATAAAGCGTGAAAGCAATTCATGGTAATTCCCACGTTTGCCCACGATTTTAAGAAAAATATTGACTTTTGCGTGCGCTTGATAGTGCATTATTTAAGTTTCTCGCTAAGGCTAAAGAGTGCGCTATGATCGGTACTTTTACTCGCTTCAATATTGGACTCTTTAATTGCCTTTTCTAACTCTTCGCGAAGAATCAACATATCTTTGGGTGCATCAAAACCCAGTTTAACAACACCTTTTGAGATTTCAATAACACGAACGGTAATATTTTCATTTAAAACAACACCCTCTCCGACTTTACGTGTGAGTATTAACATGTTACGCCCTTAGCGATAGTGAATTTAGGAGATATTCTACTCCATTTGCGCTGATTTCTACAACGCTGAGCATCTCATCAAGGATGATTTGATAAATGCCCTCTTCTTGCTTTTCAAAATTTTGGGCACTCAGTTTTCGACCCAAGAGAATATCTTGAGTGTCGCCTAAGTAGTGGTTTAGGGGAAGATCAAGATAATCAAGGGGGTTAAGTGCTTTTTCATTATCATAGACAAAAGCCCCTTCATTCAGACGCTCTAACGCACTTAAACACCCACTAAATCCAAGCCTATGGGCAATCATCGCTCCAATGCTTCGTACATAGCCACCCTCTGAAATCGTAATCTCAAAGGTCAAAAAAGGATGCACATAATGCACTAAATGACAGTCATAAATCGTGCTTGTAATGGCTTTAAGTTCAAACTCTTTATCGTTACGTGCCAAGTCATACGCACGCACTCCATCAATCTTTTTAGCCGAATATTTAGGGGGCAAGTATGTTTTTTCTCCTACCATACTTTGCAGTACAAAGTTGACAGCATCAGGATGAAACGCCATCATCTGCTCGACATGTTCAATTTTTTCGATGTCTAATGTTGGACTTGATGCCCCCATCCAGAGTGTCGCCCGATACGTTTTAGGTGCTTTTTTTAAAAAACGAAACAGTTTTGTAAACTGCCCAAAAGCAATAATCAAAACGCCTTGAGCAAACGGATCGAGTGTACCTGAAAATCCCGCTTTCTTTACATTGTAACGTCGTTTAATACGGCTTAAAAAATGGTTTGAAACCATACTTGCAGGTTTATAGGCAACAAAAAGGCGATTGTCCACTATATCTTCTCCACAAATGAAGCTAAGATATCCCTTCTCGTACCACTAAAATTGATCTGAAGTTTAAACTCACGCCCCACTTTACTCACTTCGGTCACACGCCCAATACCAAAGATTTTATGTTTGACAAGGTCGCCTTTTTTAAACGAAGTCGTCTTCTCCAAGATCAAGCTTCCCTCACAGACACCCGCTTCTTTGAGAAAACGGCTCTTCGTAAGCTCTGTTCTACGACCTTTGTAAAAACGACTACCAGAAAAACTGAGTGTCAACTCTTTTTTTGCACGTGTAATCGCTACATAGCCAAGACGACGCTCCTCTTCGATGTCACTACCATCGCCAATGAGCGGGAAGAAACCCTCTTCCATACCAATGACAAAAAGGTATTCAAATTCCAAGCCTTTACTGGCGTGAATACTCATAATGGAGATATTTTCACTGTCAATCTGGTCTTGATCACTCTGAAGTGCCAACTCATTTAAGAAGTCATCGACACCCATTTGAGGATTTTGCTTGACATAATCACGGAAAAGTCCGTAAAATTCATCAATGTTGGAAAGACGCTCTAGCGAATCAGGTTGATTGTTATAGTACTCTTTAAGCGCAAAGGCTTCTTCGATTGCATCGATCATATCGTAGGTTGAGTTTTTCTGAATGCTTTGTATATGTGCGATATTTTGAACAAACTCTTTAAGCGCCAAAGAAGCCTTCTTAGTCGCCTCTTTTTCAATAGCCGCTTCGTTACATGTAATGTATTCATAAATGGATTGACGAGCATCATAAGCCGCTTTAAAGATACGCTCAATGGTGACTTTACCCAGTCCACGCTTAGGGCGATTAATAATGCGTTTAATTGAAAAATCATCATGGGGATTGGCAATGACGCGCAGGTAGCTGATAACATCTTTAACCTCAGCACGCTCATAGAACTTGACGCCTCCAACCATATTGTAAGGGATTTGCTCTTTATTAAGACCCTCTTCGAGTGAACGACTCAGCGCGTTAATGCGGTACAAAACAGCAATTTCATTCGGACTTATGCCACTTAAAATAAGTTTTTTAATGCGCTTTGCAATGGAGTGAGCCTCTTGATTTTCATCGTGTGAGTCCATCACTTCTATCGCTTTGCCGTCCCCTTTAGTACTCTCAAGCACCTTGCCGATACGCCCACGGTTATGCTCGATAAGATCATTCGCCGCTTTAAGAATTTGGGTGGTTGAACGGTAATTTTTCTCGAGCTTGACGATTTTGACATTGTCAAACGATGCGTGAAATTCCAAAATGTTTTTTATATTTGCACCACGCCAGCCATAAATACTCTGGTCATCATCACCCACAACACACAGATTGTTGTGCGTATGACACAATTTACGAAGGAGTTTGTACTGCAATTCATTGGTGTCTTGGTACTCATCAACCATAATATACTGATAACGACGGCTCACCTCTTCGCAAAGGGCATCATCGCTCTCTAAAATCTTATAAGGAAGCACCAAAAGATCATCAAAATCAACCAAGTTATTGGAGACTAAATAGTCTTCGTATTGCTCGTAAAGTTTAGCGATAAATTGATAACTCTTCTGCTCCGCTTTTTCCCATGCCACTTTAGGATCAATCAGGGAAGTCTTATAGCGTGAAATTTCACTAGCAATCATACCGGTAGGAAGTTCTGTGGAGGTACTAAAGCTTTTTAAGATACGTTTTTTATCATCGGTATCAATGACCACAAAACTGTTTTTACGCCCTATTTTTTCAATATGAAATTTTAAAAAAAGCAGACCAAATTTATGAAACGTACATAAAAGCGGTGGATAGGTATGCTCTTCTATCATTGCCATAGCGCGTTCTCGCATCTCACTTGCCGCTTTATTGGTAAAAGTAAGCGTCAACGTGTTCGCAGGAGGAATGCCTAAAGAGAGCAGATACGCTAAACGTGAGGTGATCGTCTTCGTCTTTCCACTACCTGCACCTGCTAAGATAAGCACAGGACCATCTACACATTTGACTGCATCTTGTTGTGATTCGTTTAACATCGCTAAATCTTGCATACGTTCATCTACTTTTTTATAATATAGTATCTTTATTATAGCGAAAAAAGTTTAAGCAAAACTCTTGGAACATTTCATGATTTTACGCATTGTTTTTACTATTATTTTTA is a window from the Sulfurospirillum oryzae genome containing:
- the truB gene encoding tRNA pseudouridine(55) synthase TruB, encoding MDNRLFVAYKPASMVSNHFLSRIKRRYNVKKAGFSGTLDPFAQGVLIIAFGQFTKLFRFLKKAPKTYRATLWMGASSPTLDIEKIEHVEQMMAFHPDAVNFVLQSMVGEKTYLPPKYSAKKIDGVRAYDLARNDKEFELKAITSTIYDCHLVHYVHPFLTFEITISEGGYVRSIGAMIAHRLGFSGCLSALERLNEGAFVYDNEKALNPLDYLDLPLNHYLGDTQDILLGRKLSAQNFEKQEEGIYQIILDEMLSVVEISANGVEYLLNSLSLRA
- a CDS encoding ATP-dependent helicase, producing MQDLAMLNESQQDAVKCVDGPVLILAGAGSGKTKTITSRLAYLLSLGIPPANTLTLTFTNKAASEMRERAMAMIEEHTYPPLLCTFHKFGLLFLKFHIEKIGRKNSFVVIDTDDKKRILKSFSTSTELPTGMIASEISRYKTSLIDPKVAWEKAEQKSYQFIAKLYEQYEDYLVSNNLVDFDDLLVLPYKILESDDALCEEVSRRYQYIMVDEYQDTNELQYKLLRKLCHTHNNLCVVGDDDQSIYGWRGANIKNILEFHASFDNVKIVKLEKNYRSTTQILKAANDLIEHNRGRIGKVLESTKGDGKAIEVMDSHDENQEAHSIAKRIKKLILSGISPNEIAVLYRINALSRSLEEGLNKEQIPYNMVGGVKFYERAEVKDVISYLRVIANPHDDFSIKRIINRPKRGLGKVTIERIFKAAYDARQSIYEYITCNEAAIEKEATKKASLALKEFVQNIAHIQSIQKNSTYDMIDAIEEAFALKEYYNNQPDSLERLSNIDEFYGLFRDYVKQNPQMGVDDFLNELALQSDQDQIDSENISIMSIHASKGLEFEYLFVIGMEEGFFPLIGDGSDIEEERRLGYVAITRAKKELTLSFSGSRFYKGRRTELTKSRFLKEAGVCEGSLILEKTTSFKKGDLVKHKIFGIGRVTEVSKVGREFKLQINFSGTRRDILASFVEKI
- the smpB gene encoding SsrA-binding protein SmpB, with product MGEPVARNKKAFHDYEILEKLEAGIVLQGSEVKAIRQGRVNLKDSFVKIIKGEAFLLNAHISHLSTANLNYAPNERAPRKLLLHLKQLRKWDMKVAKDGLTIVPLSIYFNSKNLAKVEIALARGKNEHDKRESLKEKDAQREAKTAMKNHAYKE
- the clpA gene encoding ATP-dependent Clp protease ATP-binding subunit ClpA, which gives rise to MVSQELNFVFNDAIAFVRKHRYEYITVDHLFFALLSNENVAELLINCGLSITFLQRSMEKYFVANPQVVPSDENYEPLETVALSRVVESMMLHVKSAGKSEASVFDLLIAMMDESNAFCVSLLLQQGVDKLLVVEEVTALNAPHNKEQSLGEQKESALGKYTLDLIALSKQKQIDPLIGRADEVKRVMQVLCRRKKNNPLLVGEPGVGKTAIVEGLAEKISEGEVPEILKNTPVYALDMGALLSGTKYRGDFEKRLKEILTELEAKKGAILFIDEIHTIVGAGATSGGSMDLSNLLKPALASGKIRCIGATTYGEFRNFFDKDKALSRRFAKIDVLEPSIEDSFLILKGLKGSYEKHHGVKYPNEVIRASVELAKKYISDKFLPDSAIDLIDEVGASFHLAKKRKKVVEMSDLEAVLAKIANIPSRSVTKDEGEVMQHLEAHLKSKIFGQDTAIESLVKAIKRSRAGLGNPTSPIGSFLFAGPTGVGKTEVAKQLAFELGVHFERYDMSEYMEKHTVSRLIGAPPGYVGYDEGGQLSEAIKKHPYSVLLLDEIEKAHPDMLNILLQIFDSATLTDNNGTKIDFRNVIIIMTSNLGTKEAPTMGFTKSETSRTDHAIKEFFSPEFRNRLDEVIHFAPLSESVMINVVEKLLGELTDQLKDKKVEIVASLAAKKFLASEGYSKEMGARVMRRVIQEQIKTPLSEEVLFGKLKNGGVCKIDYKSKKLVFSYSGGN
- the clpS gene encoding ATP-dependent Clp protease adapter ClpS, translating into MHHVEGNFQNETIDAIDVKEPRMYKVLLLNDDYSSMEFVIKVLMQIFHHSFEKATEIMLLVHEQGKGLCGVYTYEIAETKIVHVRKMAKEEQFPLRAIMEAE
- a CDS encoding 4-(cytidine 5'-diphospho)-2-C-methyl-D-erythritol kinase yields the protein MHYQAHAKVNIFLKIVGKRGNYHELLSRFMIVPSLWDTLSFIPKKSTEAFELVGEFNCALEHNTLYRIFEVLKTQGFGKEVERVMSEYALHVKKNIPTGSGLGGGSSDAATFLKMLNERANLGLERDEMMRIGSDVGADVAFFVSGYESANVSGIGEVVEKFDESALDIEVFTPPLACNTALVYKTYREYFLQSMDQALALNMVDLKSTELLKGFSKEALNDLFPACLKAYPELGAYAKEGWFFSGSGSSFFRIRAK
- a CDS encoding TlpA disulfide reductase family protein is translated as MKKLISLIAVITSLLFLGCGSEKSNAPTLKETYKEGDKVELKSVAGAKLTLLRKNGGFVIEDDESKIVLIDIFGTFCAPCQEEAPSLMDFQLQNADDVMLIGLNFFEEVSDEYVVENFAAKYNAYYFITNSPKNKKLVETILQDIKYKETLQVPFKVVLKDGSYQKITDIYSANPENKFYIGKVGLDIIQKDIDKLTSK
- the csrA gene encoding carbon storage regulator CsrA yields the protein MLILTRKVGEGVVLNENITVRVIEISKGVVKLGFDAPKDMLILREELEKAIKESNIEASKSTDHSALFSLSEKLK